tcatcttcgttatcctttgctttctgcaattcaagcaggcacggatgctaaacgtactgtttacatccgagacgattcaagtgagtcctatgaagcaagtgtcggtctgttcaattgagaggaatcattgcattacatccatgttgaaaaacagaatcgataaatttagggaaaatggggttgaaagatgataacccaacagtggaggatctcattctacaccttcgataaattcaggggtattctcaaataatgtttcctagatgtttgaagaccgacaaatgtccaAAGTGCTGCTTCTTCGTTCGCGTGACGGAAAGCTACCGCGTGACAGGAAGCTACCttgcaaaaattaaaaaattaaatcgacaccttcaatacgtatcgtataggcctatacgatgcgtattactttTTGGTAAGGGGATATTGGCAGCCTTTGACAGACATAGAAGTTTGAACCTacctcaatacgcatcgtataggcctatacgatgcgtattgaaggtGTCGATTTAATTCCCCAAGATGTTCCAATAATACATCCCATAGACAAAACAAGGTGgagaaaaaaaagaagaaaaactaGTATGTGCAGAGCCCGGCCCAGGCGGTCTGTTAGGCCCACTAACGAGACAGAAGAAAGCGTGCACAGGAGGACTTTTTAAATCTACTACATTCCGATGAACAAGAACGCGTGCTTGTGATTGTCGGCCGCTGAATTGAATCGGTAAATTCCCAGTCAGTTTCTTTCTTCCATTTTGATTCATGTGTATGTTGTTGATTCATTCAGATTTCTGCAGTTATGATTGCTTTTTAGAATTAGGGATTTTGTTAGGGTTTGTCCATTTGTATTGAACAATTGACATTACCCAGGTTAGGTTTATGGAAGGCTGCTCACTTGCTGCATATTTGAACCTGTTTGTTGTTCGTCCGGTCCTCGCTTTCTCATTTGTAGTTTCCTTGCTTGTTCTTGGTTGGTTTTTGGCTTGGAAGCTTCTGCTGGTTCACGTCCCCCTGGTCCAGGAGATATTTGGTCTTAAAAAGAAACATCATCTTCCCAAACCCTTAACTCGCGGCCGCTTTTCACGCTTTTACAATACCCTTCTTCATTCCAACGTCTCTGCTTCTTCTTAGTGCCTGCCTGGTAAATTTCTACTTCCGCGTCTGTCTTGTTATCATTTTACGCTTTTATCTAGGGCTGCAAACGTTCGGCCaacagtttgtgaaccgttcggcgtttgtgttcgttcgtttattaaacaaacgaacacgaacaagaaatttcctttttttagttaaatgaacagaggtcgtgttccTTCGTTTATGTTTGTGAACATTCGGtaatgtgtttgtttgtattcgatagttcattagtgtttttagtttgggttattggattttatcacccccaactattAGCTGTTGGCGGCTCCcaccctcaactatcactttgacgctcgtcacccccaacttaacacttagtgtgttctgtcaccacgtcgttaactaatcactaacttttaatcttgttactatacttttggggtgtCCTAACATCCCTAAAACCTTACTAAGATCCatatgacacccccaaaagtatagtaccaagatcaaaagttagtgattagttaacgacgtggtgacagaacacactaagtgttaagttggggttgacgggcgtcaaagtgatagttgggggtaaCAACGGCAAATAGCCAATAGTtagggggtgataaaatccattaacccttttagtttttatattgatttaaatacttcaaaattccgacaaattaaatatctaataagtgtcattgtgttatatattctgttcatgaacgattgtttgtttccatttgtgttcgtCAAAGTTCGTTTTTGTtcattgcctaaaattaacaaacaaacacaaacgaacaacAAATtgatttccttaacaaacgaacacgaacataaaatcttgttcgcgaacacatatatttcttaacaaacgaacacgaacaaggtcttgttcgtgttcgtttgcagccctagtttTATCTTGTAAAGTGGTTAGGAAACCAACGAATGCTGTTGTGCAAATGACAATGTTTCTTGTTAATGTACCAATGAAATCTTTCATGATGGAAAACTATCTTCCTAGATATGTCATTTAGTGACACATTTGAGAATTAGTGCTTCTTTCTAACTTGTACGAATAAATGCAACTTTAATGATGGATGATACAAAAGGACAATGATGTCATTGGAGGTATGTAGAGATTGTGAATAAGGAACGGTGAAATGCAACTTGCCTGGCGCCTCATGTTTTTTTAAGACCAGTCCTATATGTGATTTTGTTAATGTGTATCAATTCTTGAAATATAAAAATGTAGATTTCTAAGATGTTTTCTTTTTGGATTCAAAGATAGCATAATGGCGTTGAGGCGTATGCTTGGGTTCTCTGATGGTGAGCTAATGAGATCTGATGCAAAACCTTGCTCGAGGTTGATGAGGCATACTGCTGGGGTTTTTAGTGTTGGTGGAGCCTTAGGATTTTGGATTCTCTGTCGTTTGCATTACGGTTTGTTCTCTTCTATCATATTTTTGCTTCTTATATGCCATGTTCCTGTTTTTATATGTTGCAAAAAGACCAAACTAAATGATGTTGTATACTTATAGGATTAACTAATATCTAGTGCATGGGTTGCAGGTCCTAGAGTGAATGTTCCTCGAAGTCTGAGGTGGGCAGGGACCGGGGCCATCACTGTAAGCGCTGGCACAGCTTTACTGGTTCGCCTTTTTAGCCCTGAGTGTGAACCCCAGAACATTGAGGCTTATGAcaagaaaaaataaaatatacaTCTCTCTCAGATCATGACTAAACGGTACCAGTTTATGGATTATGTCAATGTGGTTTGATTTTGTAAAATACTAAGCATGGATTTCTGTCTACTTTTGCTATGTTTTCTGCTTTGGAATGGCCATGAACTTGTGTGATACACACTTTGGTTGTGTGTGTGTCAATTGCATACGTGAAAACCAAATTTAGGATCATGCTAGTAGATATCAACATGCTCGTTGCGGCGAGAAATTACAAGGCTTGGTTTGAATAAAGTCGATGTGGAAATGTAGATAGAAATATGCACATCACCCTCCATGACTATTCGGATTCCTCTTGTTATGTTGGTAGATTCCTCTTGTTATGTTGCGAGATTTTGGTCGGTATCGGTTCTATTTATTATAGCAATTGACACATGTTTTACGTATAAAAAAGAGTATCAGTTGTGTTACCAATGCTTGAACCGTATCGGGTCACTTCATCACCATGCCAGTACAGACTTGTCACTCGATATAGCTTATAATTATAAAAAATACTCTACTATGAATACGGCTTTGTTTTTGTTTACATATAACGGATTAGGCACTCTACTATGAATACGGCTTTGTTTTTGTTTACATATAACGGACTAGGTACCGGATGTTGAGACGATATTGGTTCGATAAGTCAGGATAAAGAAAAAAATCAGTTTAATTTGGGTAGTTCGATTTTGAGTAGCAATAAACatgtaaaaattatatttaaacttACAAGATAAATCAAAATCAATCAGTGTTTGATTATATATGTTGTAATTAAAATTAGAAGAGTTAAAAGCTTAAAACAACCTAAAAAACAATTTAGAGTTAACACAGATGGTCCTTATACATATTGCAACTTTTATCCTAATGGTGGTATTAAATTTTTAACTATTGTCCACAAGTAAGATGGAtgaaaaaacatcaaattttcCAGTTAAATCCTTGTAAAATGTCTAAATTACTCTtagtattaaaaaaaattatcattatctattatcattatcattatcaatcTACTAATTTTACAAGCTCAGGAATAGTGTTCTCGCCACGTGGCAGAACACTATTAGTTGTGTTTTTTTCATACATCGGACTTTGTTATTGTATATACAGGTTTTGATTTGGCATCTTGATGTGTTTGTGGCATTGGTGTAGCGGTTAGTGTGttgttattttagtgattggGCATCGGTTCGAAATTGTCCGGTATCGGTAGCCATATGAGAGATGGAGccgtgtgtgtgtatgtgttctGCACATGTTCAAATCGTTTTAAAGCAACTGAAGGTAACGGAACCGGATTCAACCGGCAATGGTTTACGATGGTGCTTTAGGGTTTCGAAGACATCAATGTGTGATTTTTCGGGCAGCGTCACTCAACAACCTCgtttaagagcattcacatccattccattaTATTTTTACCCTATATTACACTAAAATGCACTATATTTTCTCTCTacttttaaattaaataatatttcttTATACCTTTATCACTATCTTTTCTCTcacctccactcacaaccactttcaaaatatattaaaaagttATAGGGGGTGAACAATGTTTTCTCAAATATACGGATGAAAAGTAGCATTTTCTCTCCCATTTTCTCACAATcgctttttatactctttatattaaaaaaacccGCTCTGGTGGAATGAATCTAAGACCCTTTTTTCTTTCTTGAGGTAAACCCTATAACCACAGTTGCTGGCCGTTTTCTTGAAAATATAGATTTGAAATTCTTTATTTTAATGGATATTGACATCTATCTAGGTATTATAAAGTTCCAATTTCTTCTATCTTTTTTAGAAATGCTATTAAAAATGGTGAGGGATTGAGTCTTAAAATGAGTTGTTTGAGGAAGAACTGAGTAGCATTGACCAAATTATATTTTAAAGTGGATCAATTTGAAAAAAGTTCTGTTCTAAATTCCATTATTATATAAAATGATATATCAACATTTGGATTTTGGGATAATTATTAGAGGCTTTCTCCTTCGTGAAATTATGCCAACATGTTATTTGGAAGAAATCGATTAAAGTTTCGCACTAACATAAGGTGAATTCAGAGatgattgaaaacatttagggaAATTCAAAGTTAACGAGTCGGTTTGGATTATAactaaaagagtaaattacgctTTTGGGCTatgtagttatatcacttttactatattagctcaaaataagatttttttaacatatgtgccctcatggtctctataactaactatttttgtgacaactcgactTTCCAAGGTCTTTTCCCGACACGTTACTAGATGATGTACTGTGTTTTCAGAATCTGTTATGTTGTATTGTGTGTACTTTGCTAGATGATGTATAAACCGCCCTACTGGTTGATTAATTTCTGTTTATTGTTTGTTGCTTGTGCATGAGTTGTATCGAATTGTTTAAATGTCATAAACTTGTCAATAAACTTAGGAACTTGCATGACACCACTCGACGAAACTGGATGTTTCGTCACAAGCCCTAGCCGACGAAACTAAGGCGTTTCGCCATCACTTCCCCCACGAAACTTGGATGTTTCGTCATATGGGCTTCCGGCCCAGGTAGATGCGGCCCAACGTGATACGTTAAAACATAAACTATGATATGATAAGTTGATAACCACCAGTTACAAACCCGAAACCCTAGACTCTCTCTAACCTAACGACGGCAGTGAATATTCTCGAAGCATCATCTTCCTGGCCCTAGCACCCTAGTAACGTTATCAAGgtgagtgtttgtttgtttggatCTATATTCGATGCGTTGGTTTGTGTGGTAATGATTATGTCGAACACGTTGAGTCATATGTGCTTAATGTTCATCGTTCATCAACTATGTTGGGTAGTTAGAGTGGTTCGTGGGAGTCTTGAATGATCTTGTATTCTCTCAGGATTACTGTTTAGTGAATGTGATAATCAGATGCGGATTGAATAATTGTTATTATGCGAATGGTTAGGACACTTATTGAACGTACTTGTGTTCCCTTATGATCAGTGATGGATGAGATTGATGGTTAGATGTTAACTGGGTAATTGTTATGATTATGATAATCGTATGAGTGTATGAATTGTTAAGTTACTGGTTACATGATAATGATAATGGAGAAACTGATTTACTGGTTTAATTACTCGATGATTATGATGAAACTGttgatgatgattagggtttaaAAACTGTCAAAACACGTAACTGATGTTTGAATACGTAACTGTTAAGCGACGAAACACTGGGGAGTTTCTCCATGGGCTATCCCGACGAAACTGAGATGTTTCGCCGTGGGTTAGCTCGACGAAACATGATATGTTTCATCATACAGGGAATCGACGAAACGTAGGGGCTTTCGCCGCAAAGAAGGGTTTCGTCGTGTGAGTCTGTTGATGTGAACAGTTAGAACTGTGAAGTGTATAAGGATAGACATCTGCTAGTATGATAGTGAATGACTGTGTTAATAGAACTATGGTATCTACTGTTAACAATGTTTAATGATGAACAAGTGATATGACGTGGTTCTTACGCCAAGCACATTTAACTGTTAAGTATTAGTGTGAAACATACATATGATCTGTGAATAGTTCTTGAGCTATATAACTGCTATGTGTTACTCGGAAACTGATTATTGAATGCACAACATGACtataaattaaacatgaggaTGTGAACTGTAGAATGAAATGCAAACTGTGTGGTTACATTAAGTAACGTATTCTAAAACTGACATTGCTTGATAATCACAATAGGGTGGTTAAACTAACGGAAACGGGTAAATatacataccgagcaaaccaaggtgagttcactgctcttttctaagcatgcgtcccggtggtttgggacatctagtaaacgttccggggaggaatgctGGGTAAAATGTTaaactgggatgttggttattaaacTCAAtatctatcatataagaccccttacatctaccgtgttgctgggAAGGCAACGAgttatttagttgatagcgctattaggtttggcaccctcacaccgggccggaatggacgggcgtgaactatttaccttgaccacttgaccaatgctttgatagaggcattggggtttgggcaaacacatctagtagccacatacggtaatcgagttaataacatcatcaaaaacaaaacgttgaactgtcttatacacacatctggtaactaaacgcttTAACAaaacttgaactcaccagcgtcgtctgacacacttgtctgcatgcttgcaggtcgtttgATTTCGGatcatggacttgctatctgggagtgctggagtggtcatggatcgagactcttggatatatttgatacattggttttgaacacTTAATTTGGAAACAGTTGTTTAacaatttattatatgcttccgctgaatgttTTTCGTGGTTTAAACTTATGACTTGgttttatcttatgaaatgaatcgaacattttatttaaatattattggttcaatgtgattggtggcttggatcttGATACGTCACACGTTCCGCGGtgttcccgcatgtggtattttgggggtgtgacaattttggCCCCTGAGTCTAACCAAACCCCAAACTCTGGTTAATTATTAGTCACATGATTGGCACATGGTGGGTATTATGGTAATTTCTCCTCCCCTTTAAATCTGTTCTATCTTCTTCTACCTTAGAAGACCCtaaaccaaaaacacaaacaaaatttTATCAACTCCTCAATTCTTCACATCTCTAACACACCTACACATGAAACACTCTCCTGCTCACCCTCTTCCTTCTCGATGAAGGCCAGCAGCCGACCGGCGAGACCATCGGCGGCAAGCCGACGACGGCTACCAGCGACCACACTCCTCCGACAACACCCACACCTCCCCCGTACCCCCATTTTCCGGCAACAAAGATCGAAGATAGAGAGGGCGACGAGATGATTAggcgccgccgctcacggcgaCGGCAGTGGAGGCGACGACGGTGGGTTGAGGCTCCTCCGACGAGATTCACAGTAAACACCCATCCCCCTTCCTCAGTTtcctttattttttttagaaaaattgatgatgatgatgatgacgatgatgatgatgatgatgatgatgatgggtgGCAGTCTTAAACATGTTAGGGCTTTCTCTTGAACATCCTTGAAGAACTCACAGATGAATGGAGCAGATAGGTTCATTGTGAAAACCTTATATAACTTAGATATTGTTTGGTTTGTGGGTCTGTTTTGAAGAAATGGAGTTAACACAGATAAAATTGGGCATATCTAAACCCACCTAAAGGGTTTTAGGTTTGGGTGGTGGTTCTTAAGAAATTGGATTGTTACAGGTGGGAATGAAAGGGTTTTGACCAAAATTATCTGTAGATGTGGGTTAAAAAGCAATCAGAAAGGAGAAATGATAAATTACCATTATACCCACCATGTGCATGTCATGTGTCTAATAATTAACCAGATTTTGGGGTTgagttagacttaggggccaaaatagttagttataaagaccatgggggcacatatgttaaaaaatcttattttggtctaatatagtaaaagtgatataaccacaggggccaaaaacgcaATTTACTCTAATTAAAACAATAAGAAGTGCATAATTAAAACAATAAGACTACAAGTCAG
Above is a window of Helianthus annuus cultivar XRQ/B chromosome 14, HanXRQr2.0-SUNRISE, whole genome shotgun sequence DNA encoding:
- the LOC110871931 gene encoding uncharacterized protein LOC110871931 yields the protein MEGCSLAAYLNLFVVRPVLAFSFVVSLLVLGWFLAWKLLLVHVPLVQEIFGLKKKHHLPKPLTRGRFSRFYNTLLHSNVSASS
- the LOC110871930 gene encoding uncharacterized protein LOC110871930; the protein is MALRRMLGFSDGELMRSDAKPCSRLMRHTAGVFSVGGALGFWILCRLHYGPRVNVPRSLRWAGTGAITVSAGTALLVRLFSPECEPQNIEAYDKKK